From a single Theropithecus gelada isolate Dixy chromosome 10, Tgel_1.0, whole genome shotgun sequence genomic region:
- the ACO2 gene encoding aconitate hydratase, mitochondrial isoform X2: protein MAMLQFISSGLPKVAVPSTIHCDHLIEAQLGGEKDLRRAKDINQEVYNFLATAGAKYGVGFWKPGSGIIHQIILENYAYPGVLLIGTDSHTPNGGGLGGICIGVGGADAVDVMAGIPWELKCPKVIGVKLTGSLSGWTSPKDVILKVAGILTVKGGTGAIMEYHGPGVDSISCTGMATICNMGAEIGATTSVFPYNHRMKKYLSKTGRADIANLADEFKDHLVPDPGCHYDQLIEVNLSELKPHINGPFTPDLAHPVAEVGKVAEKEGWPLDIRVGLIGSCTNSSYEDMGRSAAVAKQALAHGLKCKSQFTITPGSEQIRATIERDGYAQILRDLGGIVLANACGPCIGQWDRKDIKKGEKNTIVTSYNRNFTGRNDANPETHAFVTSPEIVTALAIAGTLKFNPETDYLTGTDGKKFKLEAPDADELPKAEFDPGQDTYQHPPKDSSGQHVDVSPTSQRLQLLEPFDKWDGKDLEDLQILIKVKGKCTTDHISAAGPWLKFRGHLDNISNNLLIGAINIENGKANSVRNAVTQEFGPVPDTARYYKKHGIRWVVIGDENYGEGSSREHAALEPRHLGARAIITKSFARIHETNLKKQGLLPLTFADPADYNKIHPVDKLTIQGLKDFTPGKPLKCIIKHPNGTQETILLNHTFNETQIEWFRAGSALNRMKELQQ from the exons GACATCAACCAGGAAGTTTATAATTTCCTGGCAACTGCAGGTGCCAAATATGGCGTGGGCTTCTGGAAGCCTGGATCTGGAATCATTCACCAG attattctGGAAAACTATGCATACCCTGGGGTTCTTCTGATTGGCACTGACTCCCACACCCCCAATGGTGGCGGCCTGGGGGGCATCTGCATTGGAGTTGGGGGTGCCGATGCTGTGGATGTCATGGCTGGGATCCCCTGGGAGCTGAAGTGTCCCAag GTGATTGGCGTGAAGCTGACAGGCTCCCTTTCTGGTTGGACCTCACCCAAAGATGTGATCCTGAAGGTGGCAGGCATCCTCACGGTGAAAGGTGGCACAGGTGCAATCATGGAATACCACGGGCCTGGTGTAGACTCCATCTCCTGCACTG GCATGGCGACAATCTGCAACATGGGCGCAGAAATTGGGGCCACCACTTCCGTGTTCCCTTACAACCACCGGATGAAGAAGTACCTGAGCAAGACTGGCCGGGCAG ACATTGCCAATCTAGCTGATGAATTCAAGGATCACCTGGTGCCTGACCCTGGCTGCCATTATGACCAACTAATTGAAGTTAACCTCAGTGAG CTGAAGCCACACATCAATGGGCCCTTCACCCCTGACCTGGCTCACCCTGTGGCAGAAGTGGGCAAGGTGGCAGAGAAGGAAGGATGGCCTCTGGACATCCGAGTGG GTCTAATTGGTAGCTGCACCAATTCAAGCTATGAAGATATGGGGCGCTCAGCAGCTGTGGCCAAGCAGGCACTGGCCCATGGCCTCAAGTGCAAGTCCCAGTTCACCATCACTCCAGGTTCCGAGCAGATCCGCGCCACCATTGAGCGGGACGGCTAT GCACAGATCTTGAGGGATCTGGGCGGCATTGTCCTGGCCAATGCTTGTGGCCCCTGCATTGGCCAGTGGGACAG GAAGGACATCAAGAAGGGGGAGAAGAACACAATCGTCACCTCCTACAACAGGAACTTCACGGGTCGCAATGACGCGAACCCCGAGACCCATGCCTTCGTCACATCCCCAGAG ATTGTCACAGCCCTGGCCATTGCGGGAACCCTCAAGTTCAACCCCGAGACCGACTACCTGACGGGCACGGATGGCAAGAAGTTCAAGCTGGAGGCTCCGGATGCAGATGAGCTTCCCAAAGCG GAGTTTGACCCAGGGCAGGACACCTACCAGCACCCCCCCAAGGACAGCAGCGGGCAGCACGTGGACGTGAGCCCCACCAGCCAGCGCCTGCAGCTCCTGGAGCCTTTTGACAAGTGGGATGGCAAGGACCTGGAGGACCTGCAGATCCTCATCAAG GTCAAAGGGAAGTGTACCACTGACCACATCTCGGCTGCTGGCCCCTGGCTGAAGTTCCGTGGGCACTTGGACAACATCTCCAACAACCTGCTCATTGGTGCCATCAACATTGAAAATGGCAAGGCCAACTCCGTGCGCAATGCCGTCACTCAGGAGTTTGGCCCCGTCCCTGACACTGCCCGCTACTACAAG AAACATGGCATCAGGTGGGTGGTGATCGGAGACGAGAACTACGGCGAGGGCTCGAGCCGGGAGCATGCAGCTCTGGAGCCCCGCCACCTTGGGGCCCGGGCCATCATCACCAAGAGTTTTGCCAGGATCCACG AGACCAACCTGAAGAAACAGGGCCTGCTGCCCCTGACTTTCGCGGACCCAGCCGACTACAACAAGATTCACCCTGTGGACAAGCTGACCATTCAAGGCCTAAAGGACTTCACCCCTGGCAAG CCCCTGAAGTGCATCATCAAGCACCCCAACGGGACCCAGGAGACCATCCTCCTGAACCACACCTTCAACGAGACGCAGATCGAGTGGTTCCGCGCCGGCAGTGCCCTCAACAGAATGAAGGAGCTGCAGCAGTGA